A stretch of the Dichotomicrobium thermohalophilum genome encodes the following:
- the wecC gene encoding UDP-N-acetyl-D-mannosamine dehydrogenase, with translation MTSPNDAFKKITVVGLGYIGLPTAATLATRGVEVFGVDINDEVVSCINEGKAHFSEPDLDILLEAAVSTGKLRAYCEPKPADAFIIAVPTPLREDRSADLSHVETATRSISQLLKPGNLIVIESTCPVGTTEKVCGWIAEERPDLEVPREPKAGDIQIAYCPERILPGNMVFELVHNDRIIGGVSPKCSARAEDLYRLFLRGEVLRTSSAVAELVKLAENAYRDVNIGFANELSNVCDKLGVDVWETIELANRHPRVNILRPGPGVGGHCIAVDPWFLISMASEVTPLMRAARTVNDEKPRIVVDAVRRNIDRFKRPTVACLGLAYKPDVDDLRESPALQIAETLAFDDIDLVIVEPHLRVLPETLAQRNNVSKDDFNAALRKSDIVVVLTAHSAFRAASREQLLRRVVIDTVGLWQS, from the coding sequence ATGACGTCTCCAAATGATGCCTTCAAAAAAATAACTGTGGTCGGGCTTGGCTACATAGGATTACCAACGGCAGCTACCCTCGCCACTCGTGGTGTTGAAGTTTTCGGCGTCGACATCAATGACGAAGTTGTGAGTTGCATAAATGAAGGTAAGGCACATTTTTCGGAGCCGGATCTTGACATCCTGTTGGAAGCGGCCGTCAGCACAGGGAAACTGCGCGCTTATTGTGAACCAAAGCCCGCTGATGCCTTCATTATTGCCGTACCGACTCCACTCCGTGAAGATAGGTCAGCTGATTTAAGCCACGTTGAAACTGCAACACGTTCAATTTCTCAGCTACTCAAGCCTGGCAATCTCATTGTTATTGAATCGACCTGTCCTGTCGGGACTACCGAGAAAGTTTGTGGATGGATTGCGGAGGAGCGTCCCGATCTCGAAGTCCCACGTGAACCCAAGGCAGGCGACATTCAAATTGCGTACTGCCCTGAACGGATCCTGCCAGGAAATATGGTTTTCGAGCTGGTGCACAATGACCGAATTATTGGGGGCGTGAGTCCAAAGTGCAGTGCGCGAGCCGAGGACCTTTACAGGCTGTTTCTGCGAGGCGAAGTACTCCGTACTAGTTCAGCGGTTGCGGAGTTAGTGAAATTAGCGGAAAACGCTTATCGTGATGTGAATATTGGATTCGCAAACGAGTTATCGAACGTCTGCGACAAGCTTGGTGTCGATGTGTGGGAAACCATCGAATTAGCTAACCGCCATCCAAGGGTTAACATTTTACGACCAGGACCTGGTGTTGGCGGGCACTGCATAGCGGTTGACCCCTGGTTTCTTATTTCCATGGCATCCGAGGTGACTCCTCTGATGAGAGCAGCTCGGACCGTCAATGACGAAAAACCCCGTATAGTGGTTGATGCAGTGCGCCGCAATATTGACCGTTTCAAGCGGCCGACCGTGGCATGTCTAGGTTTAGCCTATAAGCCAGATGTAGATGATTTGCGTGAAAGTCCCGCTCTCCAAATTGCCGAAACACTCGCTTTTGATGATATAGATCTTGTCATTGTTGAGCCGCATCTTCGTGTACTTCCCGAAACACTCGCTCAACGTAACAACGTCTCTAAGGACGACTTTAACGCTGCGCTGCGTAAGTCTGACATCGTTGTCGTTCTAACAGCACACAGCGCTTTCAGAGCGGCTTCACGAGAACAACTTCTCCGGCGAGTGGTGATCGACACAGTCGGTTTGTGGCAGAGCTAG
- the wecB gene encoding non-hydrolyzing UDP-N-acetylglucosamine 2-epimerase, whose protein sequence is MLRFFNSRSFHILCLIGTRPEGIKMAPVIRKLQDQPWAEITVVTTGQHGELAPQVLDLFGVSVDFDLQVMQPNQTLSRLSSRILEKIDPLLEERKFDLVLVQGDTTSVLAAALASFYRKIPVGHVEAGLRTFNLSTPFPEELNRVVTGIVSSIHFAPTERARDNLLSEGKDPSSVHVTGNTVIDALLALASQDFPCEFPTRSNRRLILVTAHRRENFGAPIRSICHAIRLIHDIWLDVEFVFPVHPNPNVEIPVRELLNDLQRVHIIPPASYHDLVTIMKRAYLIMTDSGGIQEEAPALGKPVLVLREETERPEAVEAGVARVVGTECNHIVGSARDLLDNKASYNAMSQGGSPYGDGAAADRIVTHCHNFLLGPETPHSGARLANAGYRTDRA, encoded by the coding sequence ATGCTACGTTTTTTCAACAGCCGGTCATTTCATATTTTGTGTCTTATCGGAACACGGCCAGAAGGCATAAAAATGGCACCGGTGATACGCAAGCTTCAGGACCAACCTTGGGCGGAGATAACGGTCGTTACCACCGGGCAACATGGCGAACTAGCTCCTCAAGTTCTTGACCTGTTCGGCGTTTCTGTCGATTTCGATCTGCAGGTAATGCAGCCTAATCAAACACTGAGCCGTCTGAGTAGCCGAATTCTTGAAAAAATTGATCCGCTTCTTGAGGAGAGGAAATTTGATCTCGTGCTAGTTCAAGGCGACACGACATCCGTTTTGGCCGCCGCTTTGGCTTCGTTCTACCGAAAAATTCCTGTTGGACATGTCGAAGCGGGATTGCGTACATTTAATCTTTCGACCCCATTTCCAGAAGAACTCAACCGCGTTGTCACAGGAATTGTAAGTAGTATTCATTTCGCACCGACGGAGCGTGCGAGGGATAACCTGTTAAGCGAGGGGAAAGATCCGTCTTCGGTACATGTCACAGGCAACACCGTAATTGATGCGCTCCTCGCTCTGGCATCCCAGGATTTTCCCTGCGAATTTCCTACGCGATCAAACCGTCGACTTATTTTGGTCACGGCGCATAGGAGAGAAAATTTTGGCGCGCCAATCCGGTCTATTTGTCACGCAATACGCTTAATCCATGATATATGGCTGGATGTTGAGTTTGTTTTTCCTGTTCATCCTAATCCAAATGTCGAAATTCCAGTACGAGAATTACTAAACGACTTGCAGCGAGTTCATATCATACCGCCGGCTAGTTATCATGACCTTGTTACGATAATGAAGCGCGCTTATCTCATCATGACGGATAGTGGTGGGATACAGGAAGAGGCTCCTGCACTTGGAAAACCTGTGCTGGTCCTGCGTGAGGAAACCGAGCGGCCAGAGGCGGTTGAAGCAGGTGTGGCACGGGTTGTTGGGACTGAGTGTAACCACATAGTAGGCTCGGCGAGGGATCTTTTAGATAATAAGGCCTCATATAATGCCATGTCACAAGGAGGGTCGCCGTATGGCGATGGCGCTGCGGCGGATCGCATCGTGACGCATTGCCATAACTTCCTTCTCGGACCTGAGACGCCGCATTCTGGCGCCAGGTTGGCAAACGCCGGATATAGAACGGACAGAGCATGA
- a CDS encoding glycosyltransferase family 2 protein, with amino-acid sequence MLRNGRADQASIPEDENKNRSFESDADCRPHPDVAVSEHMCVTVCTRERPQMLMACLRSVLPQLEASAAKTSLVVVENDDRPRNRGGGGFDLAHQHPSVHVEYRLEPELGIPFARNTAVETALALGADWIFFIDDDEEACDGWFEAHLAAIRAWDAEMFRGPVKYIYPDDQPEWLRMPEFDGGPTGSVVKAAYTGNLAAKACIFAGDGLGLRFSSQFRFSGGEDVDFSRRAVANGACVRWVREAIVSEVQDGNRLTAGWFLNRAERKAAVKLILLAQDRGRGAAGRQALVRCPRLFLQAGLKMLTLPFLTLTSKRSGSEIFLRARLKLYCARGYIRCVSYCLPDPYAYIEDRRN; translated from the coding sequence GTGCTGCGTAACGGGCGAGCGGATCAAGCATCGATCCCGGAAGATGAAAACAAAAATAGGTCGTTCGAGTCGGATGCTGACTGTCGCCCGCATCCCGATGTGGCTGTCTCTGAACATATGTGCGTCACAGTCTGCACTCGTGAGCGACCACAAATGCTCATGGCGTGCCTGCGCTCCGTGTTGCCCCAGCTCGAAGCTTCTGCAGCCAAAACGTCGCTGGTGGTGGTCGAGAACGATGACCGGCCCAGAAATCGCGGGGGGGGGGGTTTCGACCTCGCTCACCAGCATCCCTCAGTGCACGTCGAATACCGCCTGGAGCCCGAACTCGGTATTCCGTTTGCCCGCAATACCGCGGTTGAGACGGCGCTGGCGTTGGGCGCCGACTGGATTTTCTTCATTGATGATGACGAGGAGGCCTGTGACGGCTGGTTTGAAGCGCATCTCGCCGCCATTCGCGCGTGGGATGCTGAGATGTTTCGCGGACCCGTAAAATACATTTATCCGGACGATCAGCCGGAATGGCTGCGGATGCCGGAATTCGACGGCGGGCCAACGGGCTCGGTGGTGAAGGCCGCATACACTGGCAACCTGGCTGCCAAAGCCTGCATTTTTGCCGGCGACGGCCTTGGTCTGCGGTTCAGTTCCCAGTTTCGGTTTTCAGGCGGCGAGGATGTCGACTTCAGTCGCCGCGCCGTTGCTAATGGTGCCTGTGTGCGATGGGTGCGCGAAGCTATCGTATCAGAGGTCCAGGACGGAAACAGACTGACCGCAGGTTGGTTCCTCAATCGGGCGGAACGAAAAGCTGCGGTCAAACTCATTTTGCTGGCTCAAGATCGTGGAAGGGGCGCGGCGGGGAGGCAAGCATTGGTCCGTTGCCCGCGCTTATTTCTTCAAGCCGGTCTTAAAATGCTCACGCTTCCCTTTCTCACGCTCACTTCGAAGCGATCCGGTTCAGAGATCTTCCTCAGGGCGAGGCTAAAACTTTACTGCGCTCGTGGGTACATACGATGCGTTTCGTATTGTTTGCCTGATCCTTACGCATACATCGAAGATCGACGAAATTAA
- a CDS encoding ABC transporter ATP-binding protein produces MPRLLTRKWWADRIANWIEQIREGDVELFLQIFREYFHRFWKRYVLIFMLIGIASAATAVTAWLVKDVVNEVFVDRNAEMLIPLVLMVLAIFTARGFSIFLQMVLSQRISNAMVADIQKRLIRHVLTQRLDFFSQNGSDTLLMRFNQGAQAFNQILNLVLVNGLRDFATLIGLIIVMLIQDPILALVSFTVAPAAFYGVSVLLKKMKDISKEELAGFADLNRLVRETVQGISIVKAYNLEGAQRNSSANVIEGIRQRRDRMAALQAAPSPLLDTVTGTAVSLAILYAGFRMMSDSYDAGTFMSFLTALLMATDPARKLSQMRVKLRRSFMAVQMVFDLLNKDQSEANGTKLLPGPLMEEGAAETPAIAFQSVNFSYNNKTPVLKGLDLEVAPGEMVALVGPSGAGKSTLFKLLLKFHAPDAGRVELFGNDVAELDNAALRGAISFVGQSNFIFAGSIRDNLSLRNHAVSQDQIEAACRAVGLHDDIAALPKGYDTDVGELGTLISGGQAQRLNMARAIIKDAPILLLDEVTSALDAENEQLIKDYIRAQAQHKTVLVIAHRLSTVKEADRIALVQDGRIAAQGRHDELAATNSYYEKIVALQFAA; encoded by the coding sequence ATGCCCCGTTTGCTGACCAGGAAGTGGTGGGCCGACCGCATCGCCAACTGGATTGAGCAGATCCGTGAGGGCGATGTTGAGCTGTTCCTCCAGATCTTTCGGGAGTATTTTCACCGATTCTGGAAGCGATATGTGCTGATCTTCATGCTGATTGGCATTGCTTCGGCCGCGACGGCAGTCACCGCATGGCTTGTCAAAGATGTCGTCAACGAAGTCTTTGTCGACCGCAATGCCGAAATGCTGATCCCGCTGGTGCTGATGGTGCTGGCGATCTTCACGGCCCGAGGTTTCAGCATCTTCCTACAGATGGTGCTGTCGCAGCGTATCTCCAATGCCATGGTTGCCGACATCCAGAAACGCCTGATACGCCATGTGCTGACGCAGCGCCTCGACTTCTTCAGCCAGAACGGCTCCGATACCTTGCTAATGCGCTTCAATCAGGGCGCACAGGCCTTCAACCAGATCCTGAACCTCGTGCTCGTCAACGGATTGCGCGACTTCGCTACGCTGATCGGATTAATCATCGTGATGCTCATTCAGGATCCGATCCTAGCGCTTGTCAGTTTTACGGTGGCGCCTGCGGCGTTTTATGGCGTTTCCGTTTTGCTGAAGAAGATGAAGGACATCAGCAAGGAAGAGCTAGCCGGCTTTGCGGATTTGAACCGTCTGGTTCGGGAGACTGTACAGGGAATATCGATTGTTAAAGCCTATAATCTTGAAGGCGCGCAGCGCAATAGCTCCGCTAATGTTATCGAGGGGATCCGTCAGCGACGTGACCGCATGGCCGCATTGCAGGCAGCGCCGAGCCCATTGCTCGATACCGTTACAGGAACCGCCGTCTCGCTCGCGATCCTCTACGCCGGCTTTCGCATGATGTCTGACAGCTACGACGCCGGTACCTTCATGTCTTTTCTGACGGCCCTGCTCATGGCCACTGATCCCGCACGCAAGCTTAGTCAGATGCGGGTCAAGCTGCGCCGGTCCTTCATGGCCGTGCAGATGGTGTTTGACCTGCTCAATAAAGATCAGAGCGAGGCCAACGGAACGAAGCTGCTTCCGGGCCCGCTGATGGAGGAAGGCGCTGCAGAGACGCCGGCGATTGCGTTCCAGAGTGTCAACTTCTCTTACAACAACAAGACGCCGGTGCTCAAAGGCCTCGATCTGGAGGTCGCGCCGGGCGAGATGGTCGCGCTCGTCGGGCCGTCAGGCGCGGGCAAATCGACGCTGTTCAAGCTGCTGCTCAAGTTCCATGCGCCAGATGCGGGGCGGGTCGAACTGTTCGGCAATGACGTTGCCGAACTGGACAACGCCGCGCTGCGCGGCGCCATCTCCTTTGTCGGCCAGTCGAACTTCATCTTTGCCGGCTCGATCCGCGACAATCTGAGCTTGCGCAATCATGCGGTCAGCCAGGACCAGATCGAGGCGGCCTGCCGCGCGGTCGGCCTGCATGACGATATCGCCGCGCTGCCGAAGGGCTATGACACCGACGTCGGCGAACTGGGCACGCTGATCTCGGGCGGGCAGGCGCAGCGGCTCAACATGGCGCGGGCGATCATCAAGGACGCGCCGATCCTGCTGCTGGACGAGGTGACCTCGGCGCTCGATGCGGAAAACGAACAGCTCATCAAGGACTACATCCGCGCGCAGGCACAGCACAAGACCGTGCTCGTGATCGCGCATCGCCTGTCGACTGTGAAGGAGGCGGACCGCATTGCGCTGGTTCAGGACGGCCGGATCGCCGCTCAGGGCCGCCACGACGAGCTTGCCGCGACCAATTCCTACTACGAGAAGATCGTCGCGCTGCAGTTCGCAGCGTGA
- a CDS encoding glycosyltransferase family 2 protein, whose amino-acid sequence MITVAIGVCTVHRPVMLQKCLESLARQEVPVDVAPTIVVADNEAAASNRVLVENFVTTCPIPVRYIHEPRRGISMARNAILEAALDLAADWIAFIDDDETAAPDWLAELMAAATRYNADVIQGRVEPVYPEPTPFWVVRPTKRREGEVRTSTSTANVLFSASLIRPSEAGLRFDEDFALTGGGDIDFFARAHRAGASIFYSDKPCTFEYWPPERCTYRWQIFRAFSASVNNTRRERSERSAWRHAIKALTTTIGGVLTLIEAAIFAPISSHRFKRQALRGGKRLAAAAGRIAALTGYRAEPYRRIRGF is encoded by the coding sequence TTGATTACTGTCGCTATAGGTGTATGCACCGTTCATCGCCCGGTGATGTTGCAAAAGTGTCTGGAATCGCTCGCCCGGCAAGAGGTGCCAGTTGACGTAGCACCAACCATAGTGGTTGCCGACAACGAGGCGGCTGCATCAAACCGTGTCCTCGTCGAAAATTTTGTTACAACCTGTCCGATCCCAGTACGCTATATTCACGAACCGCGTCGCGGAATTTCGATGGCTCGCAATGCGATACTTGAAGCCGCTCTTGATTTAGCTGCTGACTGGATTGCCTTTATCGACGATGATGAGACTGCCGCGCCGGACTGGCTCGCCGAACTGATGGCCGCCGCAACGCGCTACAATGCGGACGTCATTCAGGGACGCGTTGAGCCTGTCTACCCCGAACCAACGCCGTTCTGGGTGGTGCGACCGACAAAGCGCAGAGAAGGAGAGGTCAGAACTTCCACGAGTACCGCAAATGTGCTGTTTTCTGCCTCGTTGATAAGACCGTCAGAGGCCGGCCTGCGCTTTGATGAAGATTTTGCTCTGACTGGCGGTGGAGACATTGATTTTTTTGCACGGGCACACAGAGCCGGAGCTTCCATTTTTTACTCTGATAAGCCGTGCACTTTTGAATACTGGCCTCCCGAGCGCTGTACGTATCGCTGGCAAATTTTCCGGGCATTCAGCGCCAGCGTCAACAACACGCGACGGGAGCGATCTGAGCGTTCGGCTTGGCGCCACGCGATCAAAGCCCTCACAACCACAATAGGCGGAGTGCTGACTTTGATCGAAGCGGCAATCTTTGCCCCAATATCAAGCCATCGATTCAAGAGGCAGGCGCTTCGTGGTGGCAAGCGTCTCGCCGCTGCTGCTGGGCGGATTGCGGCCTTGACCGGCTATCGGGCAGAGCCATACCGGCGCATTCGCGGCTTTTAG
- a CDS encoding terminase large subunit domain-containing protein translates to MPPRHGKSRLVGEAAIPWFLEEFPERHVILISYNGDKAEEWGRKVRDTIRSRRVLFSVNVREDMSRVDRFETDKGSEAHFLGINGGVTGKGGHLVIIDDYIKDITEALSPAFRERQWMQFLANLDTRLEPGATVIIVATRWHSDDLIGRVTQRMDDWEVISLPAIALENDPLGRKPGEPLFPERYDLKRLEQIRRARAGTYLWEAMYQQQPFDDAMGLTDPEWFQILDRLSMAEEAELQKVRAWDLAATSAGGDWTVGGLLGKHTPSSGCYIMNVKRKQLSPADVEKMVRTTAEADGRDVTILIEQEPGSSGKALVEHYQRNVLPDFHVVPIATGAVPKLSRAQPFLAASVQHHRPGVIATPYSG, encoded by the coding sequence ATGCCGCCAAGACATGGCAAGTCCCGTCTGGTGGGCGAGGCCGCGATCCCGTGGTTCCTGGAGGAATTCCCGGAGCGCCACGTCATCCTGATCTCGTACAACGGGGACAAGGCCGAGGAATGGGGCCGCAAGGTGCGCGACACGATCCGCTCGCGCCGCGTCCTTTTTAGCGTGAATGTCCGAGAAGACATGTCACGCGTGGACCGGTTCGAAACCGACAAGGGTTCCGAGGCGCATTTTCTCGGCATCAATGGCGGCGTCACCGGCAAAGGCGGCCACCTCGTCATCATTGATGATTACATAAAAGACATTACGGAAGCGTTAAGCCCGGCGTTTCGTGAACGCCAGTGGATGCAGTTCCTCGCAAACCTCGACACGCGCCTTGAGCCGGGCGCGACGGTCATCATCGTCGCCACGCGCTGGCACTCCGACGACCTGATTGGGCGCGTCACGCAGCGCATGGACGATTGGGAGGTGATCTCACTTCCCGCAATAGCCCTGGAAAACGATCCCCTCGGCCGCAAGCCGGGCGAGCCCTTATTCCCCGAGCGCTATGACCTGAAGCGCCTGGAGCAGATCCGCAGAGCCCGCGCGGGCACCTATCTTTGGGAAGCGATGTATCAGCAGCAGCCCTTCGATGACGCGATGGGGCTGACTGATCCGGAGTGGTTCCAGATCCTCGACCGGCTGTCGATGGCCGAGGAAGCCGAATTGCAGAAGGTCCGCGCCTGGGACCTGGCCGCGACCTCTGCGGGCGGCGACTGGACCGTTGGCGGGCTTCTTGGCAAGCACACGCCCTCAAGCGGCTGCTACATTATGAATGTCAAGCGCAAGCAGCTCTCGCCGGCCGATGTCGAGAAGATGGTCCGCACGACCGCCGAAGCCGATGGCCGCGACGTGACCATCCTCATCGAGCAAGAGCCGGGATCGAGCGGCAAGGCCCTCGTCGAGCACTACCAGCGCAACGTGTTGCCTGACTTCCACGTCGTCCCGATCGCGACCGGCGCCGTCCCGAAGCTGTCGCGCGCGCAACCGTTCCTGGCCGCGTCGGTTCAACACCACAGACCTGGGGTAATCGCTACCCCTTATTCTGGTTGA
- a CDS encoding tyrosine-type recombinase/integrase: MAKRTWRRRGQQGKWYVRLTVPVRENGVIVRKRKEHRTGCHRKADAEEVADQIEADYFEAARVNQAPDGSDTTFDDAVGLYLGRNPNVEEAKRLAPIVEEIGDLTLDKLTQAEVQRVAQKLKGHCKPNTQARYIYVPISAVYNNAVKAGLAPPRKFEKPKGWNKDKRVKSPPNWWYGAIKPYLRPTLYALLTLNVTHGLRISEAVRRTPADIDTTHWPWRLNLPEYDKAGNPVQVVLAEHVIEAIEAIPNWREQKWLFGTCSKDNINRDIKKACAKAGVDYYGSHAWGRHKAARNYLDAGGSLKGLQDAFRWKDPTVPMRHYGHEERSEIIDRVHQVGGQFFEQVNNLELQNAADGTIGQPGAAVANLWQTPQPGRKNTFKSTG, translated from the coding sequence ATGGCAAAACGCACATGGCGCCGCCGCGGCCAACAAGGCAAGTGGTACGTCCGTCTCACCGTCCCGGTCCGCGAAAACGGCGTCATCGTCCGCAAGCGCAAAGAACACCGGACGGGCTGCCATCGAAAGGCTGACGCAGAAGAAGTTGCCGACCAAATAGAGGCCGACTACTTCGAGGCCGCGCGTGTGAACCAGGCCCCCGACGGCTCCGACACGACTTTCGACGATGCCGTTGGCCTTTACCTCGGCAGAAACCCGAATGTCGAAGAAGCTAAACGGCTTGCGCCGATCGTCGAGGAAATCGGCGACCTTACCCTCGACAAACTGACCCAGGCCGAGGTCCAGCGCGTCGCGCAAAAGCTGAAAGGCCACTGCAAACCGAACACCCAGGCGCGCTACATTTACGTGCCGATCAGCGCTGTCTACAACAACGCCGTGAAAGCGGGCCTCGCGCCGCCGCGCAAATTCGAGAAGCCAAAGGGCTGGAACAAGGATAAGCGCGTCAAGTCGCCGCCGAACTGGTGGTACGGGGCGATCAAACCGTATCTCCGGCCCACGCTGTACGCCTTGTTGACGCTCAACGTCACGCACGGGCTGCGGATTTCCGAGGCCGTACGGCGAACGCCCGCGGACATCGACACGACGCACTGGCCGTGGCGGCTCAATTTGCCCGAATATGACAAGGCAGGCAATCCGGTCCAGGTCGTTCTCGCCGAACACGTCATCGAGGCGATCGAAGCGATCCCCAACTGGCGCGAGCAGAAATGGCTGTTCGGGACGTGCAGCAAGGACAACATCAACCGCGACATCAAGAAGGCGTGCGCGAAAGCCGGCGTCGATTATTACGGCTCGCATGCCTGGGGCCGCCACAAGGCCGCGCGGAATTATTTGGACGCCGGCGGTTCCCTGAAGGGCTTGCAGGATGCCTTCCGCTGGAAAGATCCCACCGTGCCAATGCGCCACTACGGCCATGAGGAACGGTCCGAAATCATCGATCGCGTCCATCAAGTCGGCGGCCAGTTCTTCGAACAGGTCAACAACCTAGAGTTGCAAAATGCCGCGGATGGAACAATCGGGCAGCCCGGAGCTGCTGTGGCAAATCTGTGGCAAACGCCACAACCGGGGCGAAAAAACACTTTTAAATCAACGGGTTAG
- a CDS encoding AAA family ATPase codes for MKNYHAAGSVPNAKTLTQSLGGTWHDDSGYGTACCPAHDDKKPSLSISPGDMRRVVVHCHAGCGQEAVIGALRERGLWPQESGAIYDYRDASGTLGFQVVRRSGKNFRQRQPDGKGGWIWNAKGAPLLIYRLPEVREAITAGRTIFVTEGEKDADRLAGFGLTATCNPGGAGKWRAEYSAHLHGTHVVILPDNDDPGRKHAHQVAASLQGWAKSVRVLNLPSLREKGDVSDWLDAGGTVDELERLAASTSEWSPPPETDEAPHTIPLIPFRELAPETRRRDLIRGLFPLEGLSVAWGEPKCGKSFLILDALLHVALGWEYHGRRVAQGAVVYCAFEGQRGVRARVEAFRRHHRLDDANPPFYLMPATLDLIGDHNALIDAIGAQIGDTPPVAVCLDTLNRSLRGSENKDEDMSAYIAACDAIREAFDCAVIVVHHCGVEGTRPRGHTSLTGAADAQLAVKRAADGRITATVEYVKDFEAGEQIACELEEVDVGIDEDGETITSCVVVPADVPLKDASAKDGPKLTKNQQTMLDILREAGPDGLTTRAWNDRARGAGLGVNRRAHLAELRKALEDKGWVIEGDTGWVVQG; via the coding sequence ATGAAAAATTACCATGCGGCCGGCTCGGTACCGAACGCGAAGACGCTGACCCAATCGCTGGGTGGCACGTGGCACGACGATAGCGGCTACGGCACTGCCTGCTGTCCTGCCCATGACGACAAGAAACCCAGCCTGTCGATATCGCCTGGAGACATGCGCCGTGTGGTGGTGCACTGTCACGCCGGATGTGGTCAGGAGGCGGTCATCGGCGCGCTGCGAGAGCGGGGCCTCTGGCCTCAAGAAAGCGGCGCGATCTATGACTACCGTGATGCCAGCGGCACACTGGGGTTCCAGGTCGTGCGCCGATCGGGCAAAAACTTCCGGCAGCGTCAGCCCGATGGCAAGGGCGGCTGGATCTGGAACGCGAAGGGCGCTCCACTGCTCATTTATCGGCTGCCCGAGGTGCGGGAGGCCATCACGGCCGGCCGAACGATTTTCGTGACAGAGGGCGAAAAAGATGCCGACCGGCTCGCCGGGTTTGGCCTGACCGCGACCTGCAATCCCGGCGGCGCGGGCAAGTGGCGGGCGGAGTACTCAGCCCACCTTCACGGCACGCATGTCGTGATCCTGCCGGACAATGACGATCCCGGCCGGAAGCATGCACATCAGGTCGCCGCGTCCCTTCAAGGCTGGGCCAAGAGCGTGCGCGTCCTTAATCTGCCGAGCCTGCGCGAGAAGGGCGACGTGTCGGACTGGCTGGATGCGGGCGGCACTGTCGATGAGCTGGAGCGGCTCGCGGCCAGCACTTCAGAATGGTCGCCGCCTCCAGAGACCGATGAAGCGCCCCATACGATCCCGCTGATACCATTCCGCGAACTCGCACCAGAGACCCGCCGGCGCGACCTGATACGGGGCCTCTTCCCGCTGGAAGGGCTGAGCGTAGCTTGGGGAGAGCCGAAATGCGGTAAAAGCTTTTTAATCCTGGACGCGCTGCTGCACGTCGCGCTGGGGTGGGAGTACCACGGCCGGCGTGTCGCACAAGGGGCGGTCGTCTATTGCGCTTTCGAGGGCCAAAGGGGGGTGCGCGCGCGTGTCGAGGCATTCCGGCGGCATCACCGCCTGGATGATGCGAACCCGCCATTTTATCTGATGCCGGCGACACTCGATCTGATCGGCGATCACAATGCTTTGATCGATGCGATCGGGGCACAAATCGGCGATACGCCGCCCGTTGCGGTCTGCCTTGATACCCTCAATCGCAGTCTTCGCGGCAGCGAAAACAAGGACGAAGACATGTCGGCGTACATTGCCGCGTGTGACGCGATCCGCGAGGCGTTCGATTGTGCGGTGATTGTCGTGCATCACTGCGGTGTCGAGGGCACCCGACCGCGCGGGCACACCAGCCTGACAGGCGCGGCGGATGCCCAGCTCGCAGTAAAGCGTGCCGCAGACGGCCGGATCACCGCGACGGTGGAATACGTCAAGGATTTCGAGGCCGGGGAGCAAATCGCCTGCGAGCTGGAAGAGGTCGATGTTGGTATCGATGAAGACGGCGAGACGATCACCTCGTGTGTCGTCGTCCCAGCCGATGTCCCGCTCAAGGACGCTTCAGCCAAAGATGGGCCAAAGCTGACCAAAAACCAGCAGACCATGCTCGACATCCTGCGCGAGGCAGGTCCGGACGGCCTTACAACCAGGGCGTGGAACGATCGTGCCCGCGGAGCAGGTTTGGGCGTGAACCGCAGAGCCCATCTTGCTGAGTTGCGAAAGGCACTAGAAGACAAGGGTTGGGTGATTGAGGGGGACACTGGCTGGGTTGTGCAGGGGTGA